In Acinetobacter sp. C32I, one genomic interval encodes:
- a CDS encoding aspartate kinase produces MALIVQKYGGTSMGTPERILNVARRVKRWHDHGHKVVVVVSAMSGETNRLLALAKAITSTPDPRELDQMVSTGEQVTISMLAMALNSIGVEAKSYTGRQVGIKTDSAFTKARIESIDTDVMTADLDAGRVIVVAGFQGYDANGNITTLGRGGSDTSGVALAAALKADECQIYTDVDGVYTTDPRVAPKAKKVDRISFEEMLEMASLGSKVLQIRSVEFAGKYQVPLRVLSSFDNENDGAFDDDFKQNVGTLITTEAEDDMEQPIIAGIAFNRDEAKLTILGVPDEPGIASKILSPISNANIEVDMIIQNVEEDGTTDFTFTVNRNDLAKAKAILEQTANSIEGCEVVTRDDIVKVSIVGVGMRSHAGVASKMFTALAEESINILMISTSEIKVSVIIEENYLELAVRCLHTAFGLDREHGESSARA; encoded by the coding sequence ATGGCATTAATCGTTCAAAAATATGGCGGTACCTCTATGGGTACTCCTGAGCGCATTTTAAATGTTGCTCGTCGTGTCAAGCGTTGGCATGATCATGGTCACAAAGTGGTCGTGGTTGTATCAGCAATGAGTGGTGAAACTAACCGCTTACTTGCGCTTGCCAAGGCCATTACCAGCACCCCTGACCCACGTGAATTAGATCAAATGGTGTCAACGGGTGAACAAGTAACGATTTCCATGTTAGCGATGGCACTGAATTCAATTGGTGTAGAAGCTAAGTCATATACAGGTCGTCAAGTTGGGATTAAAACCGACAGCGCGTTTACCAAAGCACGTATTGAATCCATTGATACCGATGTCATGACTGCAGATCTAGATGCTGGTCGTGTCATCGTCGTTGCTGGTTTCCAAGGTTATGATGCCAATGGCAATATCACTACTTTGGGTCGTGGCGGTTCTGACACTTCAGGCGTTGCACTTGCAGCGGCCTTGAAAGCAGATGAATGCCAAATCTATACCGATGTGGACGGTGTTTACACCACCGACCCGCGTGTAGCACCAAAAGCGAAGAAAGTTGACCGTATCTCTTTTGAAGAAATGCTGGAAATGGCATCTTTAGGTTCAAAAGTATTACAAATTCGCTCTGTTGAATTCGCAGGCAAATATCAAGTGCCATTACGCGTATTATCAAGTTTTGATAATGAAAATGATGGCGCATTTGATGATGATTTCAAACAAAACGTAGGCACACTAATTACGACTGAGGCAGAAGACGATATGGAACAACCAATCATTGCAGGTATTGCATTTAACCGTGACGAAGCAAAACTCACTATTTTGGGTGTTCCTGACGAACCAGGCATTGCATCTAAGATTTTGTCACCAATCAGTAATGCCAACATTGAAGTGGATATGATTATCCAAAATGTTGAAGAAGATGGTACAACTGATTTTACTTTTACCGTGAATCGTAACGACTTGGCCAAAGCAAAAGCAATTTTAGAGCAAACTGCAAACAGTATCGAAGGTTGCGAAGTTGTAACACGTGATGACATCGTAAAAGTGTCAATCGTAGGTGTTGGTATGCGCTCTCATGCGGGTGTAGCGAGCAAAATGTTCACTGCATTGGCAGAAGAAAGCATTAATATTCTCATGATTTCTACATCAGAAATCAAAGTTTCTGTCATCATCGAAGAAAACTACTTGGAATT
- the alaS gene encoding alanine--tRNA ligase, producing MSTRFMTSAEIREAFLRYFESQGHTRVASSSLVPANDPTLLFTNAGMNQFKDCFLGLEKRDYVRAVSSQKCVRAGGKHNDLDNVGYTARHHTFFEMLGNFSFGDYFKQNALKFAWEFLTSEQWLGLPKDRLYVTVYHTDDEAFDIWNKEIGIDAERIIRIGDNKGGQYASDNFWAMGDTGPCGPCSEIFYDHGDHIWGGLPGTPEEDGDRFIEIWNNVFMQFNRTADGVMHPLPAPSVDTGMGLERISAVLQHVNSNYEIDLFQHLLKAAAEIIGLDTTAIEAEAKAQNKAVEYPASLKVIADHARSCSFLIADGVNPSNEGRGYVLRRIIRRAVRHGNKLGATGSFFYKMLQPLIEVMGDAYPELAAQQARIEAQLLKEEEQFAKTLEQGLKLLEGELAQLKGNVIAGETVFKLYDTYGFPTDLTADIARERDLTIDEAGFEVEMAAQRQRARDAGKFAVDYNSIVKVEGETQFDGYDATQGQGQIVAIYKDGVQVDEINEGDEALIVLNQTPFYAESGGQIGDTGIFKNDTGIFEVQDTKKSGGAFVHQGIVTMGSLKATQNVEATVKADIRAATARNHSATHLLHAALRQILGEHVQQKGSLVASDILRFDFANDQPVSFEQLQQIERLVNAEVIANTAVSTELLDIETAKAKGAMMLFGEKYGEEVRVLSMGSVIDEKNFSIELCGGIHVKRTGDIGLFKITSEGGVAAGVRRIEAVTGTKALDVVQKAETDIQTINGLLKAQKEQTVEKVEAIVETASSLQKQIEQLNQKLASFQAAELLDQVKDIAGRQTLITTVQGLDAKSLRNLHDSVKSKLEDAVIILAGIEGDKVSLIASVAKQYTATLKAGDIIKHLAQELGGKGGGKPDLAQGGAPLNEKFDQVIAALPAWLAQ from the coding sequence GTGAGTACTCGCTTTATGACATCAGCTGAAATCCGTGAAGCATTTTTGCGTTATTTCGAATCGCAAGGGCATACACGTGTCGCTTCGAGTTCTCTCGTTCCCGCCAACGACCCAACTTTGCTGTTTACCAATGCTGGTATGAACCAGTTTAAAGATTGTTTCTTAGGTTTAGAAAAGCGCGACTATGTTCGTGCTGTTTCATCACAAAAATGTGTCCGTGCCGGCGGTAAACACAATGACCTCGATAACGTAGGTTATACAGCACGTCACCACACGTTCTTTGAAATGTTAGGCAACTTCTCTTTCGGTGATTATTTCAAGCAAAATGCACTGAAATTTGCTTGGGAATTTTTGACCAGCGAACAGTGGTTAGGCTTACCGAAAGATCGTTTATATGTCACGGTTTATCATACCGATGATGAAGCATTTGATATCTGGAACAAAGAAATCGGGATCGATGCTGAACGTATTATCCGTATTGGCGATAACAAAGGCGGTCAATACGCATCAGATAACTTCTGGGCAATGGGTGACACAGGTCCTTGTGGTCCATGTTCTGAAATTTTCTATGACCATGGTGACCATATCTGGGGTGGCTTACCAGGCACACCAGAAGAAGACGGTGACCGTTTCATCGAAATCTGGAACAACGTTTTCATGCAGTTCAACCGCACCGCAGATGGTGTGATGCACCCTCTTCCGGCACCTTCTGTTGATACAGGTATGGGCTTGGAGCGTATTTCGGCTGTACTACAACATGTCAATTCAAACTATGAAATTGACCTGTTCCAACACTTATTAAAAGCTGCTGCTGAAATTATTGGTTTAGATACCACTGCCATTGAAGCAGAAGCGAAAGCACAAAATAAAGCTGTTGAATACCCAGCATCGTTAAAAGTGATTGCAGACCATGCTCGTTCATGTTCATTCTTGATTGCTGACGGTGTAAATCCTTCAAATGAAGGTCGTGGTTATGTGCTACGTCGTATCATTCGTCGTGCCGTGCGTCATGGTAACAAGTTAGGTGCAACAGGTTCATTCTTCTATAAGATGTTACAACCGCTAATTGAAGTGATGGGCGATGCTTATCCAGAACTTGCTGCACAGCAAGCACGCATCGAAGCACAGCTTCTTAAAGAAGAAGAGCAATTCGCGAAGACACTTGAGCAAGGCTTAAAGTTGTTAGAAGGTGAATTAGCGCAACTGAAAGGCAATGTCATTGCTGGTGAAACCGTATTTAAACTATATGATACTTACGGCTTCCCGACTGACTTAACTGCTGATATCGCTCGTGAACGTGACCTTACCATTGATGAAGCTGGTTTTGAAGTTGAAATGGCTGCACAACGCCAACGCGCACGTGATGCAGGTAAATTCGCAGTTGACTACAACAGCATTGTCAAAGTTGAAGGTGAAACACAGTTTGATGGCTATGATGCAACTCAAGGCCAAGGTCAAATCGTTGCGATCTATAAAGATGGCGTTCAAGTTGATGAAATCAACGAAGGTGACGAAGCACTGATCGTATTGAATCAAACCCCTTTCTATGCAGAAAGCGGTGGTCAAATCGGTGACACTGGTATCTTCAAAAACGATACAGGTATCTTTGAAGTTCAAGATACCAAAAAATCTGGCGGCGCCTTTGTACACCAAGGTATCGTGACCATGGGTAGCCTCAAAGCCACTCAAAATGTTGAAGCAACCGTTAAAGCAGATATTCGTGCAGCAACAGCACGCAACCACTCTGCCACTCACCTTCTCCATGCAGCTTTACGTCAAATTCTTGGTGAGCATGTTCAACAGAAAGGTTCTTTGGTTGCCAGCGATATTTTACGTTTTGACTTTGCCAATGACCAACCTGTTTCGTTTGAACAATTGCAGCAGATTGAGCGCTTAGTCAATGCCGAAGTGATTGCCAATACCGCAGTAAGCACTGAACTGCTTGATATCGAAACAGCAAAAGCCAAAGGTGCGATGATGCTGTTTGGTGAAAAGTATGGTGAAGAAGTTCGCGTACTGTCTATGGGTTCAGTGATTGACGAGAAAAACTTCTCGATCGAACTGTGTGGTGGTATTCACGTAAAACGCACAGGTGATATTGGCCTGTTCAAAATCACCTCTGAAGGTGGTGTCGCTGCGGGCGTTCGTCGTATTGAAGCCGTGACTGGCACCAAAGCGCTCGACGTTGTTCAAAAAGCTGAAACTGATATCCAAACCATCAATGGTTTGTTAAAAGCGCAAAAAGAGCAAACTGTAGAAAAAGTTGAAGCAATTGTTGAAACCGCTTCTAGCCTACAAAAGCAAATTGAACAATTGAATCAAAAGTTAGCCAGCTTCCAAGCAGCTGAACTTTTGGATCAAGTCAAAGACATTGCGGGTCGTCAAACGTTGATTACGACTGTACAAGGTTTAGATGCCAAATCATTACGCAATCTTCATGACAGCGTAAAATCAAAATTAGAAGATGCAGTCATTATTTTAGCTGGTATTGAAGGCGATAAAGTGAGTTTAATCGCCTCTGTCGCTAAACAATATACTGCAACTCTAAAAGCAGGTGACATCATCAAACACTTGGCTCAAGAGCTTGGTGGTAAAGGTGGTGGTAAACCTGACTTAGCACAAGGTGGCGCGCCACTTAACGAGAAGTTTGATCAAGTGATTGCAGCTTTACCTGCATGGCTTGCGCAATAA